AAGCTTCtgatttgaaaaagttttttaaACATACGGTATCAATAtgaaatactaccaagcttacaatggaagagagaaaatgtatgaggatatatttggtgatgatgCCATTTCGTATTCGCATCTGGTATGGTATGTAGATGccattcgcagcacaaatcctgggagttgtattgattttcaagttcaaagggATGAAACTGAATCGAACAAGGATATTTTAACTGATTTAGAAGTTGaagcaccttcaaataagtttgtgcgtctttttattgctttcgaggcatgcatcagtggttaccgttaccttcgtcccatgatttatgtcgatgctacctttcttacagggagatttagaggatgcctcatggctgcaaccggtatcaatgctgaaaatggttAGTTTTCTGATAATGTATCCTTTTTATATATGAGCATAATGtttcatgcattatttattttggcttcataGTGTTTTATGCATAATATCTTATGCATTActcttttcacttttctggttatgcatcagctTTGTTTAGatacataagacattatgcattttttttataGCTGCATAATGCCTTATGCATTACTATTTCCACTTTTCTGTTATGgaatttatgcacgtgcataatgcataagacattatgcatcatttttttagatgcataagacattgtgcatcatcttatttagatgcataagacattatgcatcatttTATTTAGATGCACATACTTTATGTATACGTTGGcttgattttataattttttaagtCCTGAACCATGTTTTCTTGCTGTACAGGGTTCTTTCCACTAGCCATGGCCCTAGTACCTgctgaagataatgataactgggaatggttcatgaggaatttgagtaatgttgttgatcatgatgaaaggccaatcacatttttatccgATCGTGCATAAGGATTAAAGAGATCGATTCCAGTTATTTTCCCTGGATCCTTCaatagtttctgctattatcatcttaagatgaacttacctattaatgcttctgacgaaaggtatggtgtCGTTATTGATGCATTTCATGCTTCTGTATATGCTCTTAGTCCTGAAGGCTTCCAAAATGCCATTGCTACgattaggggtcttggttgtggttgggttgcaAACTATATTGAAGATATACCTCCCGAAAGATGGTCAAATGCCTTTTTTCAGGGTTGTAGGTATGGaaggacatcttctactcttgctgaatccttcaatagttggatgaaggtacatAAGAAGCTCTCTGCTaatgctcttctggatcagataaggaaggatgtgatgaggaTGATGTCAGAAAGGAGAAATACCGATAAAAGTTTCATAACAGttctcacaccgaagaatgaagtaaagatgaaggctcttattgatgagggtttaacatggctggttatacagtctgatactcatgtttatgaagtggaggGAGGGGAGAGTTCTCATTGTGTTAACCTTGATCTAAagacatgtacctgtcagaggtggcgcgtctatgggtttccatgtgtgcatgcttttgCTTCGATAACAATGTatggttctaatccatatgattttgttgaaccttatttcactacttcatacttcaataataCCTACAACCATGCCATTCATCCTATTCCAAACTACAACAGGCCcgaagtttatgaaggtaatcAGATTATCGATGTgcctgatgttaggaggccgcctGGGAGACCACCAGCTAATAGACATTTGAGCAGTTACGAGAAGCCGCCAAGGAGATCTATTCGatgtggtaattgttttgagaTTGGTCATCACAACAAGCAAACTTGCACAAAGCCTACCTGCTACAAGAAGCCGCTGAAGCAGCCTAAGGTAAGTTAAGGGAGAGAATTTAACTTGTTGGTTTCTTCAAGCTTAGTTTTACGTTTGAACCtaattcatttttctttattttaatttctGTATGGGATTTTATGAAGAAGtactttttcattttgtattggtttttatgaaaaaaaataattcttttttcaCTGTTCTTTTCTGCTTATATCAGATAATGTTATTGCATAGTaagttatgcattatttttgaagatgcatctaatgcataacttattatgtattatttcttgaagatgcatagtaagttatgcatttattttttaAGATGCATCtaatgcataacttattatgtattatttcttgaagatgcatagtaagttatgcattatttttatgaagatgcataacgggttatgcatcatttttataagataacgttattcatttttattcttaaatgcataatagaaaatgcattatttttgaagatgcataacttgttatgcattattttatgaagatgcataacttattatccattatgatagtacagtttttctaatttttgtGAAATAAGATTGTAGCAAATATATATAAGAAGCACTGGAAAAAGCAttgatatataaatatataaaaaaatcgaAAGTTAACAAGATATAAATTGTTTAGACATGCTTCATACCAACACATTATGCATAACATTACACAGCTTAATCATATTGCTGAGCAATTGCATCCCAGATGTCTTCATTTGCATCTATCTTCCAACTGTTAACTGGATCTttcagcattttcaataccagacttattcttttcttgttggctttttTTATTGCATCTTTCTTTTTCAACTTCAGCCATTTCTCTCTGACTTGACATTTCATACTCATCTTCATATAgtagcatacaaatatgaggcagtctgggtgatgaccttgttcaggaacaTTCTTGCAAATAATATCCTTGTAAATAAGAGGTACCCTCTTTATATCCACAATTTCTGGAGATATCTTTATTTGGTCATGTCTTTTGATCAAATAAGGCAtacaagcctttgccattatcagAGCTTGATTCTTGCATTTAACTTTAAAGCTTGAAACACTGTTATAGAagttccactcaccctctgaaaagtcatactctaacaatgtccaatgtgtaccagcaggattttcctttgttatatagttcattggaatgaacattttCTCAACTGAGATAGGGATATATTCAAGATGAATTCTTCAACAAATTTGGCAATCCCATCATTGACCCTAGTTTTAACaaaatactgcaaaaaaaaaaggttcgaGGTTGTCATTGAAAGGGTGCACAACAGGTGTAGGAAACAATATGAcataagtagttatgcagttAAATTTATCTGCATAAAAAGTTATGCAGAAGTATGAATATGctgaataacatgttatgcagttcaaatttaactgcataactagttatgcagaataacttgttatgcagttcaaattTAACTGCATAACTTATGCAGATAACTTTAGGTTATAACATATTATGCAGAAGTAAAAAAAagctgaataacttgttatgcagttaaaattagctgcataacttgttatgcagaagTAAGAATatgctgaataacttgttatgcagttcaaatttaactgcataactagttatgcagttcaAATTTAGATGTAGCAAAATAGTTTTAAAAGTTAAAGTGTTGGGAGAtgacttacccaagcatctgACCTCATGAATGAACACTCCGCATACTGCTGTTGAAAACTCACATTATTCTCTTCATTTTTCTGCTTCTTGAACATGTAACTGTAATAGCGTATAACTTGTTCTTCTAGGTATTCATTGTTCATTAGCTGCGTTATTACATCTccgtgaatccgaatatcccaTAAGTACGGGTCTTCTCCGTCTCTGATA
This genomic stretch from Papaver somniferum cultivar HN1 chromosome 5, ASM357369v1, whole genome shotgun sequence harbors:
- the LOC113278099 gene encoding uncharacterized protein LOC113278099, yielding MKYYQAYNGREKMYEDIFGDDAISYSHLVWYVDAIRSTNPGSCIDFQVQRDETESNKDILTDLEVEAPSNKFVRLFIAFEACISGYRYLRPMIYVDATFLTGRFRGCLMAATGINAENGFFPLAMALVPAEDNDNWEWFMRNLSNVVDHDERPITFLSDRA